One segment of Hippopotamus amphibius kiboko isolate mHipAmp2 chromosome 2, mHipAmp2.hap2, whole genome shotgun sequence DNA contains the following:
- the TSC1 gene encoding hamartin isoform X7, with translation MDTDVIVLTTGVLVLISMLPMIPQSGKQHLHDFFDIFGRLSSWCLKKPGHVTEVYLVHLHASVYALFHRLYGMYPCNFVSFLRSHYSMKENLETFEEVVKPMMEHVRIHPELVTGSKDHELDPRRWKRLETHDVVIECAKISLDPTEASYEDGYSVSHQISARFPHRSADVTASPYVDTQNSYGSAASTPHSTSRLTLLNTPGQLPQTLSSPSTRLLTEPPQATLWSPSMVCGMTTPPTSPGNVPPDLSHPYSKVFGTAAGGRGAPLGTPATSPPPAPPCHSDDYVHISLPQALATAPKKEERTDSARPCLHRQHHLPNDRGSEEPTGSKGSVTLSDLPGFLGDLASEEDSIEKDREEAAISKELSEITTADAEPLVPRGGFDSPFYRDSLPGCPRKTHSAACSAQGTSANPEPFNSSLDKLGPDTPKQAFTPIDLPCRGAEESPAGHRELQALLESSILTPSPCKIPLHKEVGCGSGQPAPYDHLFEVALPKTAHHFVSKKTEELLKKAKGNAEEDYMPSASPMEVLDRLIQQGADAHSKELSRLSLPSKSVDWTHFGGSPPSDEIRTLRNQLLLLHNQLLYERFKRQQHALRNRRLLRKVIRAAALEEHNAAMKDQLKLQEKDIQIWKVSLQKEQARYSQLQEQRDTVVTHLHSQIRQLQHDREEFYNQSQELQTKLEDCRNMIAELRVELKKANSKVCHTELLLSQVSQKLSNSESVQQQMEFLNRQLLVLGEVNELYLEQLQSKHSDTTKEVEMMKTAYRKELEKNRSHVLQQNQRLDTAQKRILELESHLAKKDHLLLEQKKYLEDVKLQARGQLQASESRYEAQKRITQVFELEILDLYGRLEKDGLLKKLEEEKAEAAEAAEERLDCCRDGCSDLVTGHNEEASSRNGETKPPRPSGARGGSGSRGGGGGSSSSSELSTPEKPLNPRAGPFSSRWETAVGEPSVGIPATVGSLPSSKSFLGMKARELFRNKSESQCDEDGLTSSGLSETLKTELGEDSGVEAKPPLNVDGPQPPPLQPDSVGQLRIMDYNEAQHGHS, from the exons ATGGACACCGACGTCATCGTCCTCACCACGGGGGTCTTAGTGTTGATATCCATGCTCCCAATGATTCCGCAGTCGGGGAAGCAGCACCTTCAcgatttctttgatatttttggcCGTCTTTCGTCATGGTGCCTGAAGAAGCCAG GCCACGTGACGGAAGTCTATCTCGTCCACCTCCACGCCAGTGTTTACGCTCTCTTCCATCGCCTGTATGGGATGTACCCTTGCAACTTTGTCTCTTTTCTGCGTTCTCACTACAGTATGAAGGAAAACCTAGAGACTTTTGAAGAAGTGGTCAAG CCAATGATGGAGCACGTGCGAATTCACCCAGAATTAGTGACTGGATCCAAGGACCATGAACTGGACCCTCGAAG GTGGAAGAGGTTAGAAACACATGATGTTGTCATAGAATGTGCCAAAATCTCTCTGGACCCTACGGAAGCCTCATATGAAGATGGCTATTCTGTGTCCCACCAGATCTCAGCCCGTTTCCCTCATCGTTCAGCTGATGTCACCGCCAGTCCTTATGTTGACACACAGAATAGCTATG GGAGTGCTGCTTCTACCCCTCACTCCACTTCTCGGCTGACGTTGTTAAACACGCCAGGGCAGCTACCTCAGACTCTGAGTTCCCCATCGACACGGCTGTTAACTGAGCCGCCACAA GCTACTCTTTGGAGCCCATCTATGGTTTGTGGGATGACCACTCCTCCGACTTCTCCTGGAAATGTCCCACCTGATTTGTCACACCCTTACAGTAAAGTCTTCGGTACAGCGG CAGGTGGAAGAGGAGCTCCTCTGGGAACCCCTGCAacctctcctcctccagccccaccctgccATTCGGATGACTACGTGCACATTTCACTCCCACAGGCCCTGGCCACAGCCCCCAAGAAG GAAGAGAGAACAGATTCTGCAAGGCCCTGTCTACACAGACAACACCATCTTCCGAATGACAGAGGATCAG aagaGCCAACCGGGAGCAAAGGATCTGTCACTCTCAGTGATCTTCCAGGGTTTTTAGGCGACCTGGCTTCTGAAGAAGATAGCATTGAGAAAGATAGAGAGGAAG CGGCGATATCTAAAGAACTGTCTGAGATCACGACGGCTGACGCCGAGCCCCTGGTTCCTCGTGGAGGCTTTGACTCTCCCTTCTACCGGGACAGTCTCCCGGGCTGCCCGCGAAAGACCCACTCAGCCGCCTGCAGCGCTCAGGGCACCAGTGCGAACCCTGAGCCTTTCAACTCCTCCCTGGACAAGCTGGGGCCTGACACACCTAAGCAGGCCTTTACCCCCATAGACCTTCCCTGCAGGGGTGCCGAGGAGAGCCCCGCCGGGCACAGAGAGCTCCAGGCCTTGCTGGAGAGCAGCATCCTCACTCCCAGCCCTTGTAAAATCCCACTGCACAAGGAAGTGGGGTGTGGCAGTGGGCAGCCTGCCCCGTATGATCATCTTTTTGAGGTGGCGTTGCCAAAGACTGCCCATCATTTTGTCAGCAAGAAGACCGAGGAGCTGCTAAAGAAAGCGAAAGGGAACGCAGAAGAGGACTACATGCCGTCCGCCTCCCCCATGGAGGTGCTGGACAGGCTGATACAGCAGGGGGCAGATGCACACAGCAAGGAGCTCAGCAG GTTGTCCTTACCCAGCAAGTCTGTGGACTGGACCCACTTTGGAG GCTCTCCTCCCTCAGATGAGATCCGCACCCTCCGTAACCAGTTGCTTTTACTGCACAACCAGTTACTCTATGAGCGTTTTAAGAGGCAGCAGCACGCGCTCCGGAACAGGCGGCTCCTGCGCAAGGTGATCAGGGCGGCGGCTCTGGAGGAGCACAACGCGGCCATG AAAGACCAGTTGAAGTTACAAGAGAAAGACATCCAGATATGGAAGGTTAGTCTGCAGAAAGAACAAGCCAGATACAGTCAGCTTCAGGAGCAGCGAGACACAGTGGTCACCCACCTCCACAGCCAGATCAGACAGCTGCAGCACGACCGGGAGGAGTTCTACAACCAGAGCCAGGAGTTACAG ACGAAGCTGGAGGACTGCAGGAACATGATTGCAGAGCTGCGCGTGGAACTGAAGAAGGCCAACAGCAAGGTGTGCCACACGGAGCTGCTACTCAGCCAGGTGTCTCAGAAG CTCTCAAATAGTGAGTCAGTCCAACAGCAGATGGAGTTCTTGAACAGACAGCTGTTGGTTCTTGGGGAAGTCAACGAGCTGTACCTGGAACAGCTGCAGAGCAAGCATTCAGACACCACAAAG gaagtAGAAATGATGAAAACTGCATATcggaaagaactagaaaaaaacagaagccacGTTCTCCAGCAGAATCAGAGGCTCGATACTGCTCAAAAAAGGATTTTGGAACTGGAATCTCATCTGGCCAAGAAAGACCACCTTCTTttggaacagaaaaaatatttagaggATGTCAAACTCCAGGCAAG AGGACAGCTGCAGGCCTCAGAGAGCAGGTATGAGGCTCAGAAGAGGATCACCCAAGTGTTTGAATTGGAGATCTTAGACTTGTACGGCAGGTTGGAGAAGGATGGTCTCCTGAAAaaacttgaagaagaaaaagcagaagcagcagaagcagcagaagaaaG GCTCGACTGTTGTCGTGACGGCTGCTCGGATCTTGTGACAGGGCACAATGAAGAGGCGTCTAGCCGAAATGGTGAGACCAAGCCCCCCAGGCCCAGCGGCGCCCGGGGCGGTAGTGGAAGTAGAGGCGGTGgaggtggcagcagcagcagcagtgagctTTCTACCCCGGAGAAGCCCCTAAACCCGAGGGCGGGCCCGTTCAGCAGTCGGTGGGAAACTGCCGTGGGAGAGCCCTCCGTGGGCATCCCTGCGACTGTTGGCTCACTGCCCAGTTCAAAAAGCTTCCTGGGCATGAAGGCGCGCGAGTTATTTCGTAATAAGAGTGAGAGCCAGTGCGATGAGGACGGCCTGACCAGCAGTGGCCTTTCTGAGACCCTAAAGACAGAGCTGGGCGAAGACTCGGGCGTGGAAGCCAAGCCTCCCCTGAACGTGGACGGCCCGCAGCCGCCGCCCCTGCAGCCGGACAGCGTGGGGCAGCTCCGCATCATGGACTACAACGAGGCACAGCACGGGCACAGCTAG
- the TSC1 gene encoding hamartin isoform X8: MVPEEASMKENLETFEEVVKPMMEHVRIHPELVTGSKDHELDPRRWKRLETHDVVIECAKISLDPTEASYEDGYSVSHQISARFPHRSADVTASPYVDTQNSYGSAASTPHSTSRLTLLNTPGQLPQTLSSPSTRLLTEPPQATLWSPSMVCGMTTPPTSPGNVPPDLSHPYSKVFGTAAGGRGAPLGTPATSPPPAPPCHSDDYVHISLPQALATAPKKEERTDSARPCLHRQHHLPNDRGSEEPTGSKGSVTLSDLPGFLGDLASEEDSIEKDREEAAISKELSEITTADAEPLVPRGGFDSPFYRDSLPGCPRKTHSAACSAQGTSANPEPFNSSLDKLGPDTPKQAFTPIDLPCRGAEESPAGHRELQALLESSILTPSPCKIPLHKEVGCGSGQPAPYDHLFEVALPKTAHHFVSKKTEELLKKAKGNAEEDYMPSASPMEVLDRLIQQGADAHSKELSRLSLPSKSVDWTHFGGSPPSDEIRTLRNQLLLLHNQLLYERFKRQQHALRNRRLLRKVIRAAALEEHNAAMKDQLKLQEKDIQIWKVSLQKEQARYSQLQEQRDTVVTHLHSQIRQLQHDREEFYNQSQELQTKLEDCRNMIAELRVELKKANSKVCHTELLLSQVSQKLSNSESVQQQMEFLNRQLLVLGEVNELYLEQLQSKHSDTTKEVEMMKTAYRKELEKNRSHVLQQNQRLDTAQKRILELESHLAKKDHLLLEQKKYLEDVKLQARGQLQASESRYEAQKRITQVFELEILDLYGRLEKDGLLKKLEEEKAEAAEAAEERLDCCRDGCSDLVTGHNEEASSRNGETKPPRPSGARGGSGSRGGGGGSSSSSELSTPEKPLNPRAGPFSSRWETAVGEPSVGIPATVGSLPSSKSFLGMKARELFRNKSESQCDEDGLTSSGLSETLKTELGEDSGVEAKPPLNVDGPQPPPLQPDSVGQLRIMDYNEAQHGHS; this comes from the exons ATGGTGCCTGAAGAAGCCAG TATGAAGGAAAACCTAGAGACTTTTGAAGAAGTGGTCAAG CCAATGATGGAGCACGTGCGAATTCACCCAGAATTAGTGACTGGATCCAAGGACCATGAACTGGACCCTCGAAG GTGGAAGAGGTTAGAAACACATGATGTTGTCATAGAATGTGCCAAAATCTCTCTGGACCCTACGGAAGCCTCATATGAAGATGGCTATTCTGTGTCCCACCAGATCTCAGCCCGTTTCCCTCATCGTTCAGCTGATGTCACCGCCAGTCCTTATGTTGACACACAGAATAGCTATG GGAGTGCTGCTTCTACCCCTCACTCCACTTCTCGGCTGACGTTGTTAAACACGCCAGGGCAGCTACCTCAGACTCTGAGTTCCCCATCGACACGGCTGTTAACTGAGCCGCCACAA GCTACTCTTTGGAGCCCATCTATGGTTTGTGGGATGACCACTCCTCCGACTTCTCCTGGAAATGTCCCACCTGATTTGTCACACCCTTACAGTAAAGTCTTCGGTACAGCGG CAGGTGGAAGAGGAGCTCCTCTGGGAACCCCTGCAacctctcctcctccagccccaccctgccATTCGGATGACTACGTGCACATTTCACTCCCACAGGCCCTGGCCACAGCCCCCAAGAAG GAAGAGAGAACAGATTCTGCAAGGCCCTGTCTACACAGACAACACCATCTTCCGAATGACAGAGGATCAG aagaGCCAACCGGGAGCAAAGGATCTGTCACTCTCAGTGATCTTCCAGGGTTTTTAGGCGACCTGGCTTCTGAAGAAGATAGCATTGAGAAAGATAGAGAGGAAG CGGCGATATCTAAAGAACTGTCTGAGATCACGACGGCTGACGCCGAGCCCCTGGTTCCTCGTGGAGGCTTTGACTCTCCCTTCTACCGGGACAGTCTCCCGGGCTGCCCGCGAAAGACCCACTCAGCCGCCTGCAGCGCTCAGGGCACCAGTGCGAACCCTGAGCCTTTCAACTCCTCCCTGGACAAGCTGGGGCCTGACACACCTAAGCAGGCCTTTACCCCCATAGACCTTCCCTGCAGGGGTGCCGAGGAGAGCCCCGCCGGGCACAGAGAGCTCCAGGCCTTGCTGGAGAGCAGCATCCTCACTCCCAGCCCTTGTAAAATCCCACTGCACAAGGAAGTGGGGTGTGGCAGTGGGCAGCCTGCCCCGTATGATCATCTTTTTGAGGTGGCGTTGCCAAAGACTGCCCATCATTTTGTCAGCAAGAAGACCGAGGAGCTGCTAAAGAAAGCGAAAGGGAACGCAGAAGAGGACTACATGCCGTCCGCCTCCCCCATGGAGGTGCTGGACAGGCTGATACAGCAGGGGGCAGATGCACACAGCAAGGAGCTCAGCAG GTTGTCCTTACCCAGCAAGTCTGTGGACTGGACCCACTTTGGAG GCTCTCCTCCCTCAGATGAGATCCGCACCCTCCGTAACCAGTTGCTTTTACTGCACAACCAGTTACTCTATGAGCGTTTTAAGAGGCAGCAGCACGCGCTCCGGAACAGGCGGCTCCTGCGCAAGGTGATCAGGGCGGCGGCTCTGGAGGAGCACAACGCGGCCATG AAAGACCAGTTGAAGTTACAAGAGAAAGACATCCAGATATGGAAGGTTAGTCTGCAGAAAGAACAAGCCAGATACAGTCAGCTTCAGGAGCAGCGAGACACAGTGGTCACCCACCTCCACAGCCAGATCAGACAGCTGCAGCACGACCGGGAGGAGTTCTACAACCAGAGCCAGGAGTTACAG ACGAAGCTGGAGGACTGCAGGAACATGATTGCAGAGCTGCGCGTGGAACTGAAGAAGGCCAACAGCAAGGTGTGCCACACGGAGCTGCTACTCAGCCAGGTGTCTCAGAAG CTCTCAAATAGTGAGTCAGTCCAACAGCAGATGGAGTTCTTGAACAGACAGCTGTTGGTTCTTGGGGAAGTCAACGAGCTGTACCTGGAACAGCTGCAGAGCAAGCATTCAGACACCACAAAG gaagtAGAAATGATGAAAACTGCATATcggaaagaactagaaaaaaacagaagccacGTTCTCCAGCAGAATCAGAGGCTCGATACTGCTCAAAAAAGGATTTTGGAACTGGAATCTCATCTGGCCAAGAAAGACCACCTTCTTttggaacagaaaaaatatttagaggATGTCAAACTCCAGGCAAG AGGACAGCTGCAGGCCTCAGAGAGCAGGTATGAGGCTCAGAAGAGGATCACCCAAGTGTTTGAATTGGAGATCTTAGACTTGTACGGCAGGTTGGAGAAGGATGGTCTCCTGAAAaaacttgaagaagaaaaagcagaagcagcagaagcagcagaagaaaG GCTCGACTGTTGTCGTGACGGCTGCTCGGATCTTGTGACAGGGCACAATGAAGAGGCGTCTAGCCGAAATGGTGAGACCAAGCCCCCCAGGCCCAGCGGCGCCCGGGGCGGTAGTGGAAGTAGAGGCGGTGgaggtggcagcagcagcagcagtgagctTTCTACCCCGGAGAAGCCCCTAAACCCGAGGGCGGGCCCGTTCAGCAGTCGGTGGGAAACTGCCGTGGGAGAGCCCTCCGTGGGCATCCCTGCGACTGTTGGCTCACTGCCCAGTTCAAAAAGCTTCCTGGGCATGAAGGCGCGCGAGTTATTTCGTAATAAGAGTGAGAGCCAGTGCGATGAGGACGGCCTGACCAGCAGTGGCCTTTCTGAGACCCTAAAGACAGAGCTGGGCGAAGACTCGGGCGTGGAAGCCAAGCCTCCCCTGAACGTGGACGGCCCGCAGCCGCCGCCCCTGCAGCCGGACAGCGTGGGGCAGCTCCGCATCATGGACTACAACGAGGCACAGCACGGGCACAGCTAG